A window of the Chlamydiales bacterium STE3 genome harbors these coding sequences:
- a CDS encoding hypothetical protein (Product derived from UniProtKB/Trembl:Q6MC24), producing the protein MKNWIQRHSSKFIALMLICTAVYGIGRLYFELTGGFAVRHISSNLTFDPQREIHFSTQQKEAVSQILHQHFHYLGKGCQSYVFLSEDGKYVIKFLKYQRFRPQKFLDVFSFLPFVEKIRQQKLIKKNERLNNLFSSWKIAAENLNDETGIVFLHLNKTSDLNPSLVIYDKLGLKHTLNPNQLEFMIQKRAEMLCPTIDEYMVKGEKDKAKKLLTNLLEMILSEYQRGLADNDHALMQNTGVIEGKPVHIDVGQFESNKRFLDKKEYGIELFSKMYKFRIWLSKRHPELESFLTAHLLKVLGPEMWSMTPRLKTLDEAA; encoded by the coding sequence ATGAAAAATTGGATTCAGAGACACTCTTCAAAATTTATAGCCCTTATGCTTATCTGCACTGCCGTCTATGGCATAGGGCGCCTCTACTTTGAGCTAACAGGAGGGTTTGCTGTTCGTCATATCTCTTCGAATCTTACTTTTGATCCTCAAAGAGAGATTCATTTTTCTACTCAACAGAAAGAGGCGGTTTCTCAAATCCTCCATCAACATTTTCATTATTTAGGGAAGGGGTGTCAGTCCTACGTGTTCCTTAGTGAGGATGGGAAGTATGTAATTAAATTCTTAAAGTACCAACGTTTTCGTCCTCAAAAGTTTTTGGATGTATTTTCTTTTTTACCGTTTGTAGAGAAAATCCGGCAACAAAAACTTATTAAAAAAAATGAAAGGCTTAATAATTTATTTTCTAGTTGGAAGATAGCCGCAGAAAACTTAAATGATGAAACAGGGATCGTTTTTTTGCATTTGAATAAAACAAGCGATCTCAATCCGTCTCTTGTCATTTACGATAAACTTGGCTTAAAGCATACACTCAATCCGAATCAATTAGAATTCATGATTCAGAAGCGTGCTGAGATGCTTTGTCCAACGATTGATGAATATATGGTTAAAGGAGAAAAGGATAAAGCAAAAAAATTGTTAACAAATTTATTAGAAATGATTCTTTCAGAGTATCAACGTGGACTCGCAGATAATGACCATGCTCTTATGCAAAATACAGGAGTAATTGAGGGGAAACCAGTCCATATTGATGTCGGTCAATTTGAGAGTAATAAAAGATTTCTAGATAAAAAAGAGTATGGGATTGAGTTATTTAGTAAGATGTACAAATTTCGCATTTGGCTCTCAAAAAGGCATCCAGAATTAGAGTCTTTTTTAACTGCGCATCTTTTGAAAGTGCTTGGGCCGGAAATGTGGAGCATGACTCCTCGTTTAAAAACCCTGGATGAGGCGGCTTAA
- a CDS encoding hypothetical protein (Product derived from UniProtKB/Swiss-Prot:Q9K275;EC number derived from UniProtKB/Swiss-Prot:Q9K275;Putative zinc metalloprotease CPn_0344/CP_0416/CPj0344/CpB0350) gives MFNLIYLIFAILGLSFLIFIHELGHYFMARKVGMKVETFSIGFGRPIISWTMDGVKWQIGWLLFGGYVRIAGTDTEKDIDPYQVKDGFFGKSPWDRIKVAFMGPFVNILFALLAFSLLWVGGGREKNYSEFSPKIGWVDQKSDAYKNGLRPGDEILSYNGHAYQNAKDHLYAALTATSAIQVKGNKVNYEAGEKSAFDMKVQAAPHPAAYDRGISTTGVLQPASYLIYNKLPGNRDNPLPVGSPLQRSGIEYGDRIVWVDGQLVFSLDHLTHILNDGRVLLTIKRGNKTLLARVPRVPVLELRMDSEFKEELVDWQYEARLNASKFQRLYMIPYNLTNDGVVENEIKFIDKEKENEAFPSYALTSLELPLQSGDRILAVDGVPVKHSSQILRQLQTKNVSIIVERSKNLSKVLPIQDAERTFEHEIESRDLDKIVATIGSGNPLKHSGELFLLNPIVPKTRAEILANEDDNEQLATAFQEQKREIEAIEDPEKRTQLMNMMAHREKQLMIGLPGVQDRKVLYNPIPTDLFSNVFQEIWRTLSALFTGTLNPKWMSGPIGIIQVVQEQWKLSFSEALYWLGAISLNLGILNLLPIPMLDGGTILISFFEMVTRRKVKPKTMEKLILPFAILLIAFFLFLTYNDLSRIFDGFFK, from the coding sequence ATGTTCAATTTGATCTATCTTATATTTGCCATATTAGGGTTAAGCTTTCTCATTTTTATTCACGAGTTAGGTCACTACTTTATGGCCAGAAAAGTGGGGATGAAAGTAGAGACTTTCTCAATTGGCTTCGGCAGACCCATTATTTCCTGGACGATGGATGGTGTAAAATGGCAGATCGGCTGGTTGTTATTTGGCGGTTATGTTCGTATAGCAGGGACTGATACAGAAAAAGATATAGATCCCTATCAAGTCAAAGATGGTTTTTTTGGAAAATCTCCCTGGGATCGTATTAAAGTGGCTTTTATGGGGCCCTTTGTCAATATCTTATTCGCCCTTCTCGCTTTTTCATTGCTTTGGGTTGGTGGCGGTAGAGAGAAGAATTACTCCGAGTTTTCTCCTAAAATCGGCTGGGTTGATCAAAAATCGGATGCGTATAAAAATGGTTTGCGTCCTGGCGACGAAATTCTATCTTACAATGGTCATGCTTACCAGAATGCCAAGGACCATCTTTATGCTGCTCTAACGGCAACATCAGCTATTCAGGTCAAAGGAAATAAGGTGAATTATGAAGCAGGGGAGAAATCAGCCTTTGATATGAAGGTGCAAGCGGCGCCACACCCTGCTGCCTATGATAGGGGAATCTCTACGACTGGCGTATTACAGCCAGCAAGCTATTTGATTTATAATAAGCTTCCAGGAAACCGCGACAACCCTCTTCCTGTAGGATCACCCTTACAGAGGAGTGGCATTGAGTATGGTGACCGTATAGTTTGGGTGGATGGCCAACTCGTATTTTCATTAGATCATTTAACGCATATTTTAAATGACGGACGTGTGCTTCTGACTATCAAACGAGGAAATAAAACACTGTTGGCTCGTGTTCCCCGCGTTCCAGTTTTGGAATTGCGAATGGACTCAGAATTTAAAGAGGAACTCGTTGACTGGCAATACGAGGCGCGTCTAAACGCGAGTAAGTTTCAAAGACTCTATATGATTCCTTACAATCTCACTAATGATGGTGTTGTAGAAAACGAAATCAAATTTATCGACAAAGAGAAAGAGAATGAAGCGTTCCCAAGTTATGCATTGACGAGTTTAGAGCTTCCCTTACAGAGTGGGGATCGTATCTTAGCTGTGGATGGAGTTCCCGTGAAACACTCTTCGCAGATTCTTAGACAATTACAAACGAAAAACGTGTCAATTATTGTAGAAAGATCAAAAAATCTTTCAAAAGTATTGCCTATTCAAGATGCCGAGAGAACATTCGAGCATGAAATTGAATCTAGAGATCTGGATAAAATCGTTGCTACAATCGGTTCGGGTAATCCATTAAAGCATTCTGGTGAGCTCTTTTTGCTCAATCCCATTGTTCCTAAAACACGCGCAGAGATTTTAGCCAATGAAGATGATAACGAGCAATTAGCGACTGCTTTTCAAGAGCAAAAGAGAGAAATTGAAGCGATAGAAGATCCCGAAAAACGGACTCAGTTAATGAACATGATGGCGCATCGCGAAAAGCAACTTATGATAGGCCTTCCTGGTGTACAAGATAGAAAAGTTCTCTACAATCCTATCCCGACGGATCTTTTTTCTAATGTTTTTCAAGAAATTTGGCGCACACTGTCTGCCTTATTTACTGGTACATTGAATCCAAAATGGATGAGCGGTCCCATTGGGATTATTCAGGTTGTCCAGGAGCAATGGAAACTTAGCTTTAGTGAGGCGCTTTATTGGCTAGGAGCTATAAGTTTAAACCTTGGAATTTTAAATTTATTGCCAATTCCTATGCTAGATGGGGGAACTATTCTCATTTCTTTCTTTGAAATGGTTACTAGACGGAAAGTTAAACCAAAAACGATGGAAAAGCTAATATTGCCCTTTGCAATTTTGCTCATCGCCTTCTTTTTGTTTTTAACGTATAATGATTTAAGTCGTATTTTTGATGGGTTTTTTAAATAG